The Bos taurus isolate L1 Dominette 01449 registration number 42190680 breed Hereford chromosome 12, ARS-UCD2.0, whole genome shotgun sequence genomic interval AGGAAGGAGTTCCCTGGGGTCAGTAGAAGGACCACTGGAGGGGAAATCCCATACTGAACACGTGTGCCAAAAAGAACTGCTTTTTgggagggatggggaaggggTTGTCTAATGGCCATGGTAGGAATAGAGAGAAAGTAGAGACCATCTGAAGATACGACAATACAGATTGTCCCCAGGGGCTGTGCCAAAGTTTGTTCTGATTCAGTTCTGTAGACCTgaatcatgttttgttttttttttaatcacagaacCAATCTTTCTTAGAAATGGAAGCCATCCAGGACAGCTTTCCATGCCAACAGGAATCCTTTTTACAACCAACCATCTTTCTGAGGCACCATTCAGTCTTTATTCACATGCAGCCTTCCATGGGACCCCCACACCTCTTTGTGGCAGCCCATTAGGGAGATATGTGTCTCCAAGGGCAGTTGAGAAAAGACTATTAGCATATCAGCGATGGGTCCTGATGTGCTAACTCACCCACATCTCAGCTGCAATGGTCCTGGTTCTGGCAGATGCCTGGTTTGCGTAGACCAGGAACTATCCTGTCCTGCCCTTGACCCCACGTTCCACCAGGTACCTAATCTCCTGCCATTATGTGTTCCCCTAGAAATGGAAGCCCTTTGGGTGTGGAGGTGACCATCTGGGAGCTGAGACGAGTAGACACAGAGTTACAGCTTGCACACTGGACTCCTGGGACTGGATACACAAGCTGGGTCGGTAGATCATCTTCTGAATCAAGACACGGTCCCCAGGGGACAGTTATAAACAGTGTGTTTCACCTGAAGGCTTCTCGTGGCTGTTGCTTACTGGGGGCCCTATTTTGAAATCATCAGTAGAATGTTTTCTCGGATTTCTTTAACTTGAGTATTTGGGAGCAGACTCGTCCCCCCTGGATTAGTTGTGCTCTGGATTATGGGAAGGACAGAGCCTTCCTGTGCACCAGGCTCCAGTCCCCTTAGGTCCAGACAGCTGTGCTCAGGGGTCCCTCCCGTCAGCCCCTCTCCCTGGTGATTTCAGCGGAGGACAAAACCAATTCTCCCATGGGCTCAAGGTTCGGAATTCAGATTCTGCTAATCCTCATTCAAACGCAGGCGAGACTTGTCCTAACggcctttgttgttgttcggtcactaagacgtgtctggttctttgcagaccccatggactgcagcacaccaggcttccctgtccttcagtatctccaggagtttgcacaaactcatgtccattgagtcagtgatgccatccaaccatctcatcctctgtcacccccttctcctcctgccttcaatctttcccagtatcagggtcttttcagatgagtcagtccttcacatcagatggccagagtactggagcttcagcttcagcatcagtccttccagtgaatattcaggacctatctcccttaggatggactggttggatctccttgctgtctaagggactctcaagagtcttctccaacaccacagttcaaaagcatcaattctttggtgctcagctttctttatgggtccaactctcatactggaaaaaccgtatctttgactatatggacctttttcggcccagtgatgcctctgcttttaaatacactgcctaggtttgtcctaacttttcttccaaagagcaagaatGCACAGACTATAGAGGGTGTGAGAGGTGAGGTCTAGCTGAGGCTGAGTCTGGCCCGAGAAGCTAGCCAGGGGCAAGCAGAGGGGAGCCTGGCCAGGTTCAGGGTCTGGCCCGACAAGTGACTTACCTATGTTATCGTAGGGAATCACGATCATCCCCGAATCAACCCACATTTTGGTGTAGATTAACAGGCACAGCGGCATCATCCCTAGGGCGAGCAGCGTGGAGCAGGTGGTCATGCTGACGCTGGAAGGAAACGGGCAAGTTGACATGGCCACCTGGGCTTTCCAGGGAAGAGGTGGTTTCCTTTCTCAACCCATGATCAGAAAGTCCTGCCAAAGACTCTCTCCAAACTGTGCCACCCGATCTGATGGATGGAAATATACATGTCCCGTGCAGGCCACACCAGGGACAAGATGGTGAGATCTGTACTGAGTCCCTTTGTATTTTGTCTCCCTCCCTATTGCTTCTCGGGCCtcccttggtggttcagacattgaagaatctgcctgcaatgtgggagactcaggtttgattcctgggtcgggaagatcccctggagaaggaaatggcaacccactccagtattcttgcctagagaatcccatggatagaggagcctggcgggctacagtccacggggttcacaaagagtcagacatgacagagcagctaacactttcactttccattgcTTCTCAAGCATCAGAGAAGATATTTCGTGACAACTTAAACTCATTGTTAAACAAGGTACAAGGTGCTTGGACATGCCGCCCTGAGAACCTCCGATCAGAGAACAGCAAACATATTTACACCTGCCAAGACTTCGTGGGCTTTGGCGTGTCTGTCCAGCTTGAGATGAGATGGGTCTCCACAGCCCCTGAAGGAAAGCGCATGTCCAAGGGAAGAAGTCTCGGTGTCTTTCCTTAAAGCAGTCAAATTATTCCTCGACCCACCCCCCAAAAGCttgagaaaaggagaggaaattgACTTCAAAAATCAAAGAAACCAGGAGAGCAGGCAGGGTGGACCTCGTTTATACTGCTAAAGGATTCAGCAAATGGAGTTCAGCAGAACCAaggtctgggacttccctggtggtgcagtgggtaagaattcatctgccaatgcggggaacatgggttcattccctggtccaggaagatcccgtatgccacggagcaactaagcccaggagccacagctactgagcccatggagCACAGTGACTGAGGCCCAAGCACCTACAGCCTGAGCTCTGCAAAGAGAGAGGACCCCGCAACAAGAAGCCCGAGCGCTGTAACCAAGAGTAACCCCCGCTCGCCCCAGCTAGAGAAAAGGCCGGGGAGACCTGGAGAGACAAGACCAcggagacccagggcagccagaaATACAGaacaaataagtaagtaaaattatatataaaaaacttcAAAGAGAACCAAGGTCTGGGAGTCTCCTGCCAAGAGCATCCGCACGTGAATGAGTGGACCTGGCTGAGTAGGAGGACATCGGCTCTGGAGGTGGAGGGTGTGGAATGATGCGTCTTCAGCACCACTGCGTGGATGGAAGAGGGCTTTCGGGTAAGGGGTCTTCCAGCCTCTGCAAGGTACtcggtgggtggtggtggtggtgtataGTCTATTCCCAGGAAATGTGGCCCTTAGACGGCTGGGCCAGACCCTGCCTGGCTTGGAAGCAGGGCTGTCCACCTACGTGGCTCTTAGCTTACTTGACTTCTCTTGGccagtttccttctctgaaatGAAGATCATAATTGTTACCACCTCACAGGCTGAGGGACCCAGTGTGTCCAGCGCTTAGAATGATTCAAAGAGCCAATTAGCCCTAACCCTGCCTGGCAATtgggtatgtgtgcatgtgtgtgtgtgcatgtgtgtgtgtgcatgtgtgtgtgtgtgcatgtgtgtgttgtgttttgGCACAGAGAATTTTTTCTGAAAGGCCCTCTAATAGTTGTAGCACTGAGACTATCCGAGTAGTAACTTCTTAAAAGGATTGTATGTGGACTtcaaggaaaatattaaataattttacacCACCAGCTCCCCGCCACTGCCCCCCCAAAAACCCCAGTTTTTGCAAAATAAAGAATAGGGAAATGTTTATCAGGGGGCTTAACTTGcctgataatatttttttttttaaaaaacaaacagaatgaactcatttaaaatatgtctaaaggatttagaaaataaaatttgtcttaGTAGAGCTAAAATAGTGTAACAGTAACCAATGCTGAGGATGTACATGAAGTATTTCCAAGAGGCTCAGTCTATTATGGTGACAGGTTACCTTAACTTAGATACACGAGAGGATGCTAAAGGCAGAGTTCTATGCCAGAATAATAAGTTAATTTGTCATAAACAGTGTTTGATCCTACTTATAAGTAAAGTCCTGGAGTTTGTGGACaacttttccccttctctcctcctttgtcatcctcttttttatcttttattttaaaaaataaattaggatGGATTTAAAGTTATCCCCATAATCAAATTACTTTTATTCCAGTTCATCCAATATGCTTTCCAGAGTGGAGATGACAAGAACGGGTGGAGAAGGGGGCAGTGTTCATTACCTAGATCACAGCGAAGAGATAGGTGAGTACCTTTTGTTTTTAACCATGAGAACACCTTTTGAGAGGAAGTCTGTTTCtctccttatttttctttcaaatttctttGTAAAAGCTTCAATTCTGACTCATTGCTAATACAGTCTGTGAAGTTGTATCATAGTCTTGAGTTTGGCAAGAACAGTTTCACAGAGGCCAGGAGGAGGGCCAGGACAGGAGCTGGAGAAGGGGGCGGTTTAGGTTTAGTGGCCACCGGGAGCATTAACACACTGCAGAGGGCACGAGAATAGAAGGGTTGAACTACTCGAAATGAGATGAAAACCAACTCAGATAAATGATTTTAAGGAGCAATGTAGGAGGGtacattaacaaaaggaaaaggtcattttatataaaaaatcagAAGTTCTGCAAACAgcaaggaggagaaggcaggaggagaagtggacgacagaggatgcgatggttggatggtattaccaactcagtggacgtgagtttgagtaagctccgggagatggtgaaggacagggaggcctggcattttgcagtgcatggggtcgcaaagagtcagactcgactgagtgactgaacaacagcaacagcaacaaacagCAAAGAGGTTGACTGTGGAAACACTATACCGTGCGTTTGCATTTACGtcagaataagagaaaacaagataagaaaaaaagaaacctcttGGTTTAAATTCTTATCTTAGCCCTATTCACTACCAGGGAGAATTTTTTtgcttcttgttttccttttggaATTAAAAGAAAGCAATAAATGAGAATTCAGTGAATGTTGAGGAATTTGGTGAAGTCAGTGATGAAAAACGCAAAAGACtaatcatattagaaatgaaacacCAAGTTTGAAACAGCAAAAGAAGTGAATATAGGTGAGGCTGGACAGCGGAAGCGATGACATAGAATCGGCATGGAACGGAGGCTCAGAGTCTGGACAGGGATAAATGAATAGATCTGGATTCTGATTTGGACTCTCACATACACTGACTATTACCTCTGTCAAGTTTTGGAGCCTTAATTTCATCATTTATCAAATGCAGAAAGTAATAGTATTAATACTAACTTCAGAGGATTAGTTTGAGGATAAAATAcactggttggatggcatcaccgactcaatggacatgagtttgagtaaactcgggtgttgatgatggacaaggaggcctggtgtgctgcagtctgtggggtcacaatgagtcagacatgactgagcgactgaactgaactgagcttttcCTGTGAGTGGCTCCCAACAGCATCCACTAAGTGTTTGccagtaaataaaaagaaatgctgcAGAGAGGCAAGGCTTGGTTCCTTTGAGgggaaaaataaagggaaattcATATAGTGTTGAATTAATCCTTAAATGAGAGCTGGACATATATGTGGTTGAAATGGGAGGAACTGCTTTGAATTTGCGATAAGCCCGAGAGTCAACCTAGAGCAACTCAAATAACAGTGAACACAAAGCTGGAAGATGAAAAATGTAATGGCACCTGGATGAAGAATAAAGGAGGTGGTAGGGAAATCTAGAAACTTTCCCTACTTTTCTAGAAAATGTCCTACTTTCCTAGAAAATAATAGAAGGGAGTGTAGACTGCGCATAGCAATAAAGGAATTAGGGGGGACGGGAGAAAGGGTGCACAGGCAGCAATTCCCCAAAgaagtgagaaaaaagaaaacggGAAGGAAAAATCCTTGGGTGGTATGGCGGTGGTTTACTTGCTGAGTCTTGTCTggctcttgggaccccatggactatagttcgccaggctcctctgtccatgggattctccaggcaggaatactggagtgggttgccatttccttctccaggggatcttcccgacccagggattgaacctccatctcctgcattgcaggcagtttcctgcattgcgggtggattctttaaggactgagccaccaaggaagcccgtgcAGTGTGCCCAAGCCATTGTTAAAGAAAGGGGAGATTCAAAAACAGGGAGACTTTGCATGTAGAGCAGACACAAGGGGGTGGGGCTCTCTGTGTTCGCTCCCAGAACCGTGAGCCTGGGCCTTTGGCAAATTCATCTGAAAACACCTCTGTTTCTCCCCGAGACATTTTGTGCCTAATGCACCCATGACAGGGCTAGAACAGGTGAAAACACCTGTTTCCTGATCAGGTTCCCAGGACAACCTTCTAGACTGGAGTGAAGGAGCTGAACTCCTACTTGCTGTACATCAGTAAGCAAGGATTTCATTAGCAAGGTCTCTAttttgtaatgtgtgtgtgtgtgtgtgtagtcaccAGAGATTGCAAAttgatgacttccctggtggctcagacagtaaagctttTGCctataatgcagaagacctgggttcgatccctggggcggggaagatcctctagagaaggaaatggcaacccactccagtattcttgcctggaaaatcccatggatggagaagcgtggtaggctacagtccatggtgttgcaaagagtcggacatgactgagtgatttcactttcactttcccaggtTTTGGAAAAGACGatggggtgagagagagagaatttaatTTCCCCCTGAAACCACACCCAGGAAAGTGAAAGCCAAATGATACTGATTTGCTCCTGTTCTGTGGTATCTGCTGAACTAGTGCAGGTACCTGTTGGCATAATCAGTCACATCTCAGCTGCCATTGCTAGAATTTACGTGGAAATGGAGAAGCTAAAGTCCCCAGAGGACAGAACTGGAAATATAAAGGTTAGATAGAATTGTATCCACACACGTGATCAGGAGACTTTAGTTATCCCCTGctcacaaggaaagaaaaaaaaatgttggcaaaCCGTTTCCCGATAGCTGAGACGTCACTTTCTTAATTTGCTCTAAAGAAAATCTACTTTTCTGaagttagaaaatatatttagaagtatatttttctaaaatatattttctaaagaaaaatatttcaacagtTTTTCCTCTAACAGATGCAAGGCATAATGCAATTCATCGCCTTCATCATGGTATAATTTAACCTCCTTTCACGGATTATTATTCCTGATACACTATTACTTGTTCCACTAAAATGCAATGGTGTCTTCTGGGTGACGGGTTCATAGAGCTGTCTGTCCCTAAAagaactgagggcttccctggtggctcagacagtaaagaatcctatctgcctgcctgcaatgcaggagacctgggtttgatccctgcattgggatcctctggagaaggggatacccactccagtattcttccttggagaatcccatggacagaggagcctggggactacagtccatggggtcacaaaaaagaaGAGCTGCTGTGTTTTGTGAGTTGTCTTCTTCGCTTTGGAGGCATTTTAGTCTTTAAATTGAGGTCAGGATTTGGGGGAACCTTGCTGCCGTGAGACACAATCCTGTCCCTCTAATAGattgcctcccccacccccacttcctgtgtctcatcctctgttctggGTAAAAGTACAGCAAAGCTTGAGAATTGGGCACGTAAGTAGGTCCTGTGTGAAGAACGTCTATGAGATCAAGCAGGATTTACTTTGGGTGTGCCGCGTCTTTCACTGGGTCTTGTTTGAGTTCCAGAGAGGTGAAATTGCTAGAGAGGTATGATGACTGCACTGGGCGGGTATTGGTATTGTTCACAAGACAAGGGGATCAGTGGAGTGCGCACTTTCCAGGACAAAAATTAACAattttcaacaccacagtcctATAAGAGGACTTCTTCTGACTTGCTGAAGGATTCATCTACCCTGATTCAGCTGGGGGGTTTCCACTGCAATTTCAAACTCTACTTCTGGCTCtcttatttcttaatatttttatttcttacaggAATTGTTATGCAAGGGAAGCAAGATTACATAATCATCTCCTGTTTCCAGAGAAATAGAATTTCCTTTAAGCCACAGGGAAGTGTGAGTGAGGACCTTTAGATAAGGTTTTACTGTTTCAGCCCCCAGAAGGGAATCTACCCCCAAAGCTGATCAACTCAGCACCAAACACACTTTTCTGTCTTACAGATGATCACACATGTAGCCTTACATGGAGATACAGGctctttcattttgttgaaaaATTGCATTACGTAATATTACATAAAAGCTGTTTGGTGGCAAAGTCCTGTCTTCAATTCACTTCACCCCCCTCAACTCGCTTGTAGATTCCCACCCCTGTGCCTCCATCCGGGTCAGACTGAGATGGAATGTAAGGAGGCCTTATTGCTATATGGCGGTTCACAGATTAACTAAATCTGAACAGTACTTGCCATCCTTTGCTCCTCACAGGACtttcattaaggaaaaaaaaaatctgttacagGGAAGAGAAGGTACTTCCTTATGTGAGAGAGATGTAACGTGAAGATATACCGTTGAAGTGATTTTTCTAAAGCTTCTGGAGAAATGGGCATCAGCAGAGCTTGAGGTGTCAGGCTCCCGCGTGCCCACCGGGTGCCGCATCAATCCGGAGTCCGGTTTGACAGTTTGCGGTGGTTATATTTCTCCACCGTGAGCGTCTCTCTGAGTGTTGTTGCTGAGGGGGTGAACAGAGCCTGTTGCCTACTGTTCAGGATTTAATAAGCACACATTATCCTGATACCCAGCTGGTTTGCAGAAATGCACACCTTTCACCGGAAATGAGGAATGGTGAGGGAAGGAAAAACGTATTTGTCTACTCAATTTGTAGCATTAAAATTCTTGGTCCCCTCCCATTAATGCTTCACCTTATTCCGattagtttttttcccccccagtgcTAGTTCAGATTAGCATAGGATGAAATGGACAAACACTGCAATTAAGATTTCTCTGTGGGAAGCAGAGAAACCatcctctgtttattttatagGAAGGTaagcctaattttttaaaaaactgctgtagtcttttttttttttttaatttaatgccaGTAGAAGTGAAGCAAATgtacatttttgaaattttattttagattttatacCAAGAGAAATCTTGTCCCCCAAAACTGGCTGTGTTTGGTCATGGTCTCATCCTAGGGTCTAATGTTTACTGGACACTTTGATTTCATGATTCCATTCAGGACTCCTCATCACCACaaagaaagttttgtttttttttttcctgataccAAGGAAAACTTTCTCAGGTGTAgcttctgggttggaaagaatttcttttttggaaaaacttGGACTCTTTTCCCAAAGAGAAACAGCAATTATCCAACTCCTTGTTAACTGAGTTAGATTCAAAAACACAAACACGGAAAAGAACCCTTGAATTCCCACAGCACAGCGGCCGTGCAGGAAGGCGAGTTAAAGGCAGCTCTCTCTCGTCTTGGCTGGACCCCATATCCATGGCAGAGCAGATGGGCATTCACGATGCCACAGGCTACTGAGAAGGTTAATTCAATGCCATTAATGCGATGCTGGGAGGCTTACATATCTTACCTCAGGTCCATGTCGCCATCCACCCAATAGGCCAGGATGTTGGAGGCAGTCCCTCCTGGACAGCATCCCATGATGAGGACCACTACAGCTTGGATGGGCATGATGTCAAAGGCCACGGAGAGGATGAATCCTGTGAGGGGCATGATCCCGAACTGACAGAGGAAGCCAACACAGATGCCCCATGGCCGCTTTATGTGCCCAAGGAATTTCTTGAGTTCCACATTGCATCCCATGGAGAACATCACCAGAGCCAACAGGATAGTCAGGACGGCGCTCAGGATTGTACTTAGAATGGCGTTGAAGTTGCTCTCTGGTACCAGACAGGACGTGCCATTGCAAACTGTTGCATTGGCCAAACAGACCATTGAGTTATCCATTGCTGGCTGTTCTGCTCAAACGCTCACTGAAGTCCACAGCAGTTCCAGTTCACTGCTCCTACTAGATAAACACCGTCCACTCCAACTGCATCCAACTTTTAAACCCTTTTCAAACACGTGTCACCTGGTGTCTCCTTCCAAAGCCACCTCAGAGAggcaataaaaaacaataaatgctagaatGTCAGTTTCGAGAGGTAACCTTACAACACAGCACAAATTATGAATCATAAAAGCCCTGCCAAATTATTGGCCCAGACAGAGAAATCTAATTAATCATTTATTAGCATGATAACGAACTGTGCATTATAAAAAGAGCCGTGTTAATGTTTAATGCTGGGAAGCTTTGTTAAATAATCTCAGTTAAGTGACACTTAAAATCAGCTTGAACTATTACAGAAGGGGCCTGTCTCATCTCTGTGCAATGTGGGGGAACTGGGTCCTGAGAAGCCGAGTGCCTTGTGACAAATCAAATTACTGATCAGTATCAGGCTTTGTGCTAGAACCCAGACCACCAAGTTCCTCCCCAAAATAGTTTTCCTTCCACATtgatctgtctgtgtgtgttggtCTATAGTGATCGTGGAAGGAATATTTAAGTTTGAGAAACTTGTAGGGTCTTGTTGCACACCTATGGGAGAGTAACACGCAGAAGGGTAGGATGTTTTCCGTGTCGTCTGGTGGGAAGGCTGGCCAGGAAAGCCCCATCAGTTATAATTATGTATGCGTCACCATGGTGACAAAGGGCTTCATGGCCAGAGAGATAATACAATTACCTGGAGGGATGAACCTCAGAGGAGTAGGTCAAAGTGATGGGTGTCAGGAACTGGAATTAAAAATTTTGGAGGGGGATAGGGATCTGAGGTTGGGTGGctattcccttcaccaggggattttcccaacccagggactgaacccaggtctcctgagttgcaggcagcttctttactgtctgagtccaGCAGATATTAACTGGAAAGCTGAAACTCAGTTTAGCCTGGTGGAGACTAAGAGAAATACCTTTAAAAAGGGTTTCTCTGAACTCCGTGGACTCAGGAATCACAGAgggtcttgttaaaatgcagattctgagtcTGGAAGGCTGGGGTGGGCCCCAGGCGTCTGCATTTCCGACGAGTTCCCAGTTCAGGGTGAGGTTGCTGATCCAGGCATCACACTGGTCTCAATACCCGCGTTAGGGTGTTGCCAACTGCACCCAAGCTGGTGAAAATCACATTTACCGGTTACTTTCGTACTGAAGAACTTACTGCAATCAGTGTTTACAGAGCAACTCGATGTGGGAAATCAAACTTTGTCATAATTTGAGTGAATAGGAGCTGTGGGCagtaggggtgggggggtgggagatgggggtgCCAGCCACTAAGCCAGCAACGGAGTCAACTGAGTCAGAAATCCCTGACCGTGACCCCTCTGTTTGGGGCTGAGCTGCTGGGAAAACCCTGAGCCATGTCCTCAAAGGGTGACAGGGACTCAGGGTCCCTGCTGTCCCAGGAGCCTGCTCCAGGGTTGCCTTCCCTGGGTGTCTGGGTCCATGACTGCCTACCCCTTGTGGGTGGGTCCATTCCTGCCTTCCCTACGTGGGTGGGCTTATGGGCTCTGCCTGCCAATTCCTGGGAGACCCTCCTTCTCTGCCATCACCCTTCCCCCTCCCGAAGctaaaagattcagttcagttcagttcagtcgctcagttgtgtcctactctttgcggcaccatgaaccgcagcatgcaaggcctccctgtctatcaccaacgcccggagtccacccaaacccatgtccattgagtcggtgatgccatccaaccatctcatcctctgttgtccccttctcctcctgccttcaatcttttccaacatcagggtcttttcaaatgagtcagttctttgtatcaggtggccaaaatattggagtttcagcttca includes:
- the SLC10A2 gene encoding ileal sodium/bile acid cotransporter isoform X2; its protein translation is MDNSMVCLANATVCNGTSCLVPESNFNAILSTILSAVLTILLALVMFSMGCNVELKKFLGHIKRPWGICVGFLCQFGIMPLTGFILSVAFDIMPIQAVVVLIMGCCPGGTASNILAYWVDGDMDLSVSMTTCSTLLALGMMPLCLLIYTKMWVDSGMIVIPYDNIGISLVALVVPVSLGMYVNHKWPQKAKIILKIGSITGALLIVLIAVVGGVLYRSAWIIQPRLWIIGTIFPIAGYSLGFFLARIAGQSWHRCRTVALETGMQNTQLCSTIVQLSFTPEELNLIFTFPLIYSIFQIIAAALFLAATQV